A genomic window from Nicotiana sylvestris chromosome 11, ASM39365v2, whole genome shotgun sequence includes:
- the LOC138880814 gene encoding secreted RxLR effector protein 161-like — protein MEASKVIDTPIATTTRLDMNETGSHVNQTMYRGIIGSLLYLTANQHDIFFSVGLCARFQSNPNESHLKAAKRILRYLKGTQDLVLYYPSGDNFNLIGYADADYAGYLVDKKSTSGMAHFLGSCLISWGTRKQNSVALSTTEAEYVAAASCCAQLLWIKQ, from the coding sequence atggaagcatcaaaggtgatagacactcccattgcaactACCACTCGACTGGACATGAATGAAACTGGATCTCATGTGAATCAAACAATGTATAGAGGCATcattgggtctcttctctatctcacTGCCAATCAACATGATATTTTTTTCAGCGTGGGGCTATGTgcgaggtttcaatcaaatcccaatgaatctcacttgaaggctgccaaaagaatactgagatatctcaaaggcacGCAGGACCTGGTACTATACTATCCATCAGGTGACAattttaatctaattgggtatgctgatgcagactatgcaggttatcttgtggacaaaAAAAGCACTTCTGGGATGGCTCACTTCTTAGGatcatgtcttatctcttggggtacaaggaagcaaaattcagtggctctttcaacaactgaagctgaatatgtagcTGCAGCATCCTGCTGTGCTCAACTTCTGTGGATCAAGCAATAA